The nucleotide window gaggGAAATCCCCCTTATTCACCTTTGTTGTAAAAAGTCGTGGCGTCTCCCACTGTTGAGAGAGCCGCTTGGTGCACACGTCGAGGCAGTACATATCAAGATGCAACGTAGGGTCGGGGCCGAAATCTGCATTCGCAAGCCCAAAGCAAGACAGTGTGGCGTCGGTGATGTTAGACCAAAGCGTGCATGGTGTCTGGGGCAAGAGATGTATCTAAGAAAGCTGGAAAGATGAGAGGGCCCTGTACCTCGTTTCTGGTATTGCGGTGGGACTTCGTAGCCCCGAGGGCAATATTGCCAGCGCGAAGATAGCTGAATACGGCTAGGGCCTGGAAAATCCTAAACCAATCGTCTACGTGGCACCCCTTGACCGAATGATGGTCACTATCGTCGACCTTTTGTGGTTTTTCTCTCGGGCCAGTCGAGGGGCCGGATCAACTGTGTCCTCCCTCATGGCGACTTCAAATATCCGCTCATCTGGCTCGAGTGTGGTGACAGTGTATGTAGGGGATCTGTCCACGTCAATGAACTCGTCTTCGGTGAGCGCCGCAAACCTCCAGCAGCCTCCAACGTCACATCCAGGAGGCCGTCGATGCGCGCATGATCGAAATCTCTACCACTATCAAGAAAGACCATGAAACACTCGAATTTGAAGCTCAACTTCTGAACAAGACGTTCAACGCATATCATAAGGCCTCTTTGGCGGCGGTGTCAAAATCGGCTTCCTTGTCATAGGCCGACAGGCGTACTGCTGCGCAGGGAATACTCAGGTGGTTATTTGTTTAGGCCCTGCGTGACCGCATTTGCTGCGTCTACGCAGTAGCGGACGGCTGCGTAGGCACTACCTGGTCATGGActtgatggatgatggtaTTCATTGATGATGAAACTGTCTGAGTCTAAGTCTGTTTGCGTTGAGCGAGTCGGACTTTGTGTCTAGACTCTTTGGAGCCGCAAGTCCCTCTTACCTTGCGACGTCGGGCTTCCTCACTCCCTTTCTCCAACAGTCGATGAGTTTTGTAAGGGTAGACTCATGGTGAGGTTCGGTTTTGGCGGTCTTGACAGGCATCTTGGTAGCCGCTTGAGCGGTggtttctcctcttctccgccGCTTTGAAACCTTTTGTAGCCGTTTTGGTGGGAAATTGTCATCAACCTCGACAAATTTGGTCTTCGTCTTAGTGACGGAACCTCAGAGGGACACCGTGACATTTTTGTCTGTTACGCTACCGACGTAGATCGAAGACGATTGCTCGGGCTTTTGGAGTATTGTAAAAGAGGTGCACCATAAAACCGGGTTCGTCTGTCTTCGTAGGTAAATTGTGGTGAGGATTTGAGAGTGACCGAGGTTGGAGGGTTTGGGGACTTGAGGATTGTGGTGAGCTTTTTGTTGAAATTCCACATTGGAgtaaagtagaggtaggtacgttgCAATAGTCGCCTTGTCCTTGGTTTTCATCAATACAACATCTAGTAGGAGCAGAGTTTTCCATCTTTTTTGAGGAAGGAACACTTCGTCTTGGTCGGCTTTTTTTGTTAGCTCCTTCCCAGAAAGACCACCTCGATGACGGACTCGGTTGCGTCAGGTGATATCACTCGTTTCGTGGCGATGGGAGGGGCTTCGGAAGGGCAGGCAACCGAGCAGCCTTAGCTTCATTGTATCGgtgtgtagaggtaagtaatGGGTCGCCTGTCTCCCTCGCTACTTACCCAGGCCGGGCGGACAAACGACGCAGTTGTAGACGGCAGAGGTACGCTTGGTTTGGTCTTGGTTGAGTTTGTCTAGATTTGGTTAACGACTTGAATTCCCATCGCCAGATTTCGCAATGGTTCATACACGCTGAAAGGCGGTGCGGAGTGGTTGACACCCGATCAATCGAGGCTTACACAAATATGAGTTGGACTGAACCGAAGCTGTATCGGGGTCGAGTTGCCTAGTGCCAAGGCGCACCGAAGAGAGGTGAAGGAAATGATGAGAGGAGAACGGAGTAGCTAAGACGGCACAATGTggaagggaagtggaagttatCCTCCTTTATTTTCGCCAACTGCTCTGGATTTTCTCCTCTCTCCCACACATATTCACATGAGCTTCCTCGGAAATGCACCTCctactcttttttttttttttttttttttttttttttttttttttttttaacatCCACGTGCTCGTTTCAATGGACAGACAGATAGGTCATGGTATCTAAACATCACAAATCAATTTTGGGTCTTCACCAACCATCTTTTCGTGGGCTTTTGTCCGGCATCAAGCCTTCCTGCCCGACCAAGCCATTGGTGATTGAGCTGGTAAATTGGCCCGCTATAATCAGTCAGCTGAGAGTGTCTATATCGTTCCTATCGTTAAACTGTGTTGAACAGGACCATGGTCAATAGTGTATTGTCTTGACTGTGATCCTTTCCGACAGTTTACCCTCTCATAATCTCATCATATTTCTGGAAAACACCTCTTGAAGAATGAAATgaaggggttgttgttgttgttggacgAGACCTTAGCTACTACGGACTGCTCTATCTACACACTGATGCTTAAGGTACCGAAGAACGGGCGAAGCTCACTTGAGTAGacttcctccttggcccTCCGGCTGATTACTACAGTCGAGCAACGACTATCGCCGGCCGGAGACCAGAGCGACGATCCAAGTCCAGATATTCTCCGATGTCATGTTCATCATTGATGAGCTTCCAGGAAACACGGATTCTATGCCGAATAAAATCTCTCTAATTGGCACCCGCCCTAGATCTCTGACTCTGCGTGGCGCGACGGGTGAAAACCTGTCAGGCCGCTGGTGCGCACCCGTGATCCAAACAGGAGTCAACAAAAAATGGCATGATAGTCGGTATCGGATAAAGGGAACACAGAtaccgtagaggtacccaaaTTGGAGGTAAACATGAGAGGATAAGAGAGAGATGAGCCGATCTGGGAGCAGAAAGAGCTGCAAAAGGGACGTTGAGGGTCGGCTGTCACATGCGAGTGAGATACTGTCGTGCAGTCAGTCACATTATgcatgtacctacctctgtTGGGTGTGCCCTTCCAAGGTGTGACACGCATTTTCAGCAAGTACTCTTGAAAACCTCAGGCGAGATCACATGTGACTGCAGAACCAGGACCACAGACAAAAGGGGGGAATAATTGCCTTTCCTACTTTCGAACGACCGCATTGGAAACCCTTACTTACAAACGCCATTAACAACGGACTCAACCACAATCCTGGCATTATCCGTGGCGACCAACTCCTCAATGCGTACCAACCCTTTCATTTTCACCACTCATCATACAAACTCCCATCCACCTAGAATCCACACCATACAAACACGCTCTTTCTTAGTTCACCTATCTAAAAGTTGTAAATCTGATCCTGGGTATACCCCAACTCCTGCAACACCCCCTTCTTGCCACCTCCTACCCATCCCTTCGTTCCCTTCAACGCCTTCTCCATGGCCGGCGGTCCACAAAGCAACACCTTGGTCCCCTTGCTCTTCTCCGTCGCACCATTGAGCCCGGCCTGTTCCAGCACCTGCCTAGTCACAAACCCCTTCTGATGCGGGGACTGTGCTGCAGGTTGAGCAACGACGTAAACAGTCTTCAAGCGGCCAGGGTAGTTCTGCTCAAGCTCGGCGAGCTGGTCACGCAGAAAAATGTCCTCGTCCGTGTTGACGCCCCAGACGAGGGTGATACGGGTCTTGTCGGCCGGGTTGGTCAGGATACCGCGGACGAGCTGGTACATGGGGGTGatgccggcgccgccggcGATCATGGCCACGTGCGGGTGCTTGTTGAGAGTCCACTTGAGCTCGGGAATGGGGGCTACGGTTAGGGTGTCGCCAGGCTGGAGCGAGTGCAGGTGAGTGCTTTGCTTGCCGCCGGGGTAGAGCTTGACCATGAGCTCAACGAAGCCGGGTTCGTCTGGGAGGTGGATGTCGTTAGTGAGATCATAGGTTATTTAGAGTCGGTAACTCACTTAGGTCATTTGTAGGGGTGTATGGGCGGATAACAGGGAGCCATCGTCCCTTGGGGAAGGAGATGGTCAGAAGAGCAGAGGTGAGGCCCATACCGCTGGGCTGAGAGCGGTCAGGAAGTTCGAAACGCAATTTCTTGGTATTGTGGTTGATGAGCTCGGTACTGTGCAGGCGCAAGCTGTGGAAGCCAAAGCCGGACAGAGGCAGCTTGCCCGGCTTGAGATCGCTGGCGTCCATGTTTGTGGCTAAAGCAGTTCCCGTTGCGCTCCCGCTTGCGTTCCGTCTCAGGTAGAAGGCGTAGATTCCCAGgccagcaacaccagccGCGACGGCAACTTGAGTACTCATTACACTAGCCTTGAAGggagggcggaggaagtTCGGGTTAATCTTGAATGGATTGTAGGGAGGCATGCTTACAGGCGCGCGGAGGGGTGCTGTCGTTCTTTAATAAGCCGTAGTAGAAGCAGGAGTGGCGCGCAGAGAGGTGCGTGTGATGGCTTGCTTGAGCTTCAGACGACCGGGCGAGACCAGCAGCTTGTCTGCGTCGTAAATAGTGTTATGCTGTACACAAGGTCTCAATGCGGGATGTAAGGGTTCACAAGGACTGAGGTGCACGGCATCCGGAACTCGCCCTGGGGAAGTCCAGGAGGGGCGCAGGCCGAAGGCCAAGTGAAGGCCAAGATCCGGGGCTGAGCCGAAGGGATGGACAAGGGggcttccatcccatcctgATGGGGAGCTTTGGAAGGGTAGGTAGACATGGCGTTCGTTTTGATACTGCCCTGGGGGGCTCAACCAACTGAGAAGTAAAGATGAGCTGACATCACGCGAGGGAGGAGACGATCAACGTCGGCTGTTTGGACCCGAAACCGGCACCCCAATCCTGTCAGGCGCAGTGGTAGCCACAGGCAAATGGCTGAGCTTTATTTTCTGCTTACTCGGTCCCGACGGGCGCCCGACACCAGATCCAACAGAAGGAAGCATCCCGCCGTGCCGTGTTccggtttttttttcacaTTGATGTTGCATCTCCAGTGTACGACCATGTCGGCCAATGTAAACGCC belongs to Neurospora crassa OR74A linkage group IV, whole genome shotgun sequence and includes:
- a CDS encoding NADH-cytochrome b5 reductase 2, encoding MPPYNPFKINPNFLRPPFKASVMSTQVAVAAGVAGLGIYAFYLRRNASGSATGTALATNMDASDLKPGKLPLSGFGFHSLRLHSTELINHNTKKLRFELPDRSQPSGMGLTSALLTISFPKGRWLPVIRPYTPTNDLNEPGFVELMVKLYPGGKQSTHLHSLQPGDTLTVAPIPELKWTLNKHPHVAMIAGGAGITPMYQLVRGILTNPADKTRITLVWGVNTDEDIFLRDQLAELEQNYPGRLKTVYVVAQPAAQSPHQKGFVTRQVLEQAGLNGATEKSKGTKVLLCGPPAMEKALKGTKGWVGGGKKGVLQELGYTQDQIYNF